The following is a genomic window from bacterium.
TATGTAATTTTCTTTGTTATTACAGAATTATTTCCTGTTTTTAATGTTACAAAGTATATCCCGGCAGGTTTCTTGCCGGTATTCCATAAAGCTTCGTAAATCCCTGAGGTGCAATTATTTCTTTTCAAAATTATATCTTTAACACTACCTGTAATATCTGTTATCTCAATCTCGACATCTGTCTCGTTTTTTATCTGAAATGTTATTTTTATAGAAGAGCCTTTTACAACGGATGGAAAAGTTAAGTAGTTTTCATTTTTAGACTCTGTCTCCTCTACGTTCCCTCCGGGACATGGATTAAGGTAAGCAAATATATTTCCACTGGAAGAAGATTCTGTTAAAACTATGTCAGGACAACTATCCCCATCAAAATAAGACACATAAGGGAGGTCAAATAATTGATAGTCGGTGGAAATAGTGTGACTTGTAAAATTACCACTTCCATCATTTTCATACCATCGAAACCAAAAGTTTCGTCCTGCAACCACTACATCCATATCACCGTCCGGTTCAAAATCTCCAACGTCAATACCATCAATAGCAGGGCAATTTGCATCTATTGTATATCTTTGAAAGTTATTCCCTCCGGTATTTTTATACCAGTAAAAAACTCCCGTTGATGCATTTCCTGAAACGATATCTATTAGTCCATCCGTATCAAAATCTGCACATCTTACTCCTGCTCCACCACTACTAGATGCCGCATTGGGGGGACCTAGCGTATTGTCTATTACATACGCACTAAAACCTTCACTCCCATTATTCTTATATAAAATCAATTTGCAGTTTGCCGTTATATCAAGGTTCCCGTGATAGCATTCGGTTATTACTATATCAAGATGTCCATCTTTTGGCACATCATTATCAAAACAATCTATTTTCCATGCATTACAAAACCCTATAAAATGAGCTGTGAAATTCAAATTTCCCGTATTTTCATACCAATATATACCAACACCTGTCTGAGTAGTATAAAATCTGTTAGTGTTGACTGTCACTATTATATCTATGTCTCCGTCTCCTTCCATGTCTCCAAATCTCATTTGCCTGAATAATCCGCTCATTCCGCTACTGTTAATGTCTGTTGTTGTAAAAGTTCCTCCTCCGGTATTCGTGTGAAGAAAAAGATATGATAACCCTGTAGCACTTACATCGTCATCTGTTGACACGGCATCTATAATCCCATTTTTATTAAGGTCAATTCCTGCTATTTCGTAGTTATAAAAAGAAGAAGTCTGTATAAGATTACTTGCTGACCATGTTGCTCCCTTATTAGTATTTGCATACCAAACTGCCGTCTTACTCCCGGCAACTGTTGCAAAAATATCAAGCTCGTATTTAGGGCTTGTGCCATCTATGTTCCCAGCCCAATCGCCATGAGGAACATTCAATCCGCTTCCTACGGTTACTCTTGTAAAAGTTACCACTCTTGCATTGATTGTTGCTGTGAATAGTGATGAAAGAAAGATTAACAAAAATAATATACACTTATATGATCCCATTTTCCCCCCTAAAACTTCTATAGTTTTTTTATACTACCCATCTATAAATGTGTCCTAAGATTGTGATTTTGTCAAGGGGAAAAGATGATATTATCTATTATATATAGCCTTCAAGGACTATATTGTCATCAAATGTTCTGAATCTTATAGAGTTCAAGTGTATACTGTCTTTGATCTGTTTTATTCCGAGATCCCCTATAACCGGGACTCCCATACCAATGAGTTTTGGCGCAATAATAAAATACACTTTATCTACTATTTTACCGGATATCGCCTGGGTAAATACTTCTTTCCCGCCTTCTATAAGTATACTCTGGATATTATTTTCGGCTGTTTTTTGCAATAAAGCGAGTAAATCTACTTTACTTCCCGGGAATCTCCATATTTCTGTGCCCGGGATAGATTTGTTCTTATTTGTGGTAGCTATTGTGCAGTTATCTCCCAATATTTTTGCATTTCGTGGTATAGACAAGTCAGAAGAGAGAATAATTTTTTTGGGATTCTTCCCTTTGACCAATCTTACGGTAAGTTCCGGGTTATCATAATTTATAGTAGTACTGCCTACTAAAATGGCATCTACGTTAGCTCTTAGTTTGTGGACAAACACTCTTGTTTTTGGATTACTTATCCATTCCTTATTTTTTGTAGCCCCTGCGATTTTACCATCCAGAGTTATTGCGGCTTTCATTATAACGAAGGGCAATCCCGTTCGCATATATTTTAAGTAAGTTTCATTTAATTTTTCTGCTTCTTTTGCACATTCACCGATAATTACTTTTATTCCTGCCCGTTTTAGTTCCCTAACTCCTTTTCCATTTACCCATTTAGCAGGGTCAATTATGGAGGTATGAACCTCTTTAATTCCTGCTTTTATTATAGCTTTTGTGCAGGGCGGAGTGGTTCCCCAGTGACAGCAGGGCTCTAAATTTACATATAATACAGCCCCCTTAAGGCTTGATTTTGCACTACGGATAGCAACTACTTCCGCGTGGAGAGTTCCCTTCCCTTTATGATACCCTTTTCCGATTATTTTACCATTTTTTACTATAATAGCGCCTACCATAGGGTTAGGGGAAGTTTTTCCTCCAAGTTTTGCAAGTTTAATTGTTTCCCGGATGTAATTTATAGGCATTATTTTAGGTAAGAGTTTTTTATAGATAAGTTAAAAACAAGTGTAATATATTAAATTTATCCTACGAGTAATGCTTTCAGCAGTGCCATTCTAAGATATAGCCCGTTTTGTGCCTGTCTAAAATATGCGGCGCGTGGGTCGGAATCTACTTCTTTCCTTATTTCACCTGCTCTTGGAAGCGGATGCATAATTATAGAATTTGATTTCATAATATCCAGAATGGAGTTATCAATTATGTATTTCCCGTGAGCTTCTTCGTATTCCTCAAGGTTCTCTTTTTCTACAAACCTTTCTCTTTGTATTCGTGTCTGGTATATTACATCAACTTTTGGTGCTACTATTTTTAATGAATCTTCTTCTATAAATTCTATTTTATGTTTCTTAAGATACATTTTTATGTCCTGGTTCATTTTTACGCTTTTAGGAGCAACGAAATAGATTTTAATTCCCTTGTATTTTGCTAAAAGATATGCGAGTGAACGAACGGTTCTTCCGTGCGCAAGGTCGCCTACCATAGCTATAGATATGCCATTTATTTTACCAAGTTCTTTTTGTATTGTATATAAGTCAAGTAATGCCTGAGTTGGATGTTGTCCCGTGCCATCGCCGGCATTTATAAAGGGGATATGAGTTGTTTGCGCCGCTCTTTCTGCCGAGCCTTCACGATAATGTCTCATTACAATTACATCTACGTACCCTTCCATTACTCTAATTGTGTCTTCAACTGTTTCGCCTTTAGTCGCGGATGAAAACTCCTTGGCATTTTCCGTTGATATTACATTCCCGCCGAGTTTTAACATTGCCGATTCAAAAGACATTCTTGTTCTGGTGCTTGGTTCATAAAATAACGTTCCCATTATTTTACCGGTTAATAAATTGCTTCCATTCTTTGCTATTATTTCCATTTCTCTTGCCATAGCAAATAATTCATCCAGTGTTTTAATATCAAATTGCTGCGAGTGAACTACATTCTGTAATTTCATTTTACCCCTCCGATTTTAAATAATTCTGTTTGTGAATCTGATTTATTCAGAAGTTCACAGATATCTTTAACCCAAATATCTTGTTGTAAAGATACATAATATCCGCCTCTTGTTCCCCATTTTTCAGTCGCAATCATCTGTCTTAGTAGTTTTTGTAAATCAGGTTTTGCGGAATCAAATTCAGCATCGGTAAACTTTATGTCCTTAGTTTTTATATATGTTTGAAATTCTGCTAAAGCAACATCATCAATTTTAAAGTCTTCTGTAAGTTTTGGATGTGATTTGGTATATTTTAAGGCAAATTGCTGGAAAATTAAGTTCTCTTTATATATTTTTATAATAAGTGGAGCAACAGTAGGTGGTTCTTTTAACACTAAATCAGGGATTATTGCTCCCGATGATGTTAATTCTCTTGCAAGTGAACCTAAGGTAGTATATTTTTTACCAAGAGTAGGATTTCGTATAATAAATTCTGAAGTATCTGCCATATCAATGCATTTTCCACAAGGAGTATAATATCTTGCAGTAGTTAATTTTATGGCACCTGTGTCTGTCTGTTGTACAATTTGTACAACTGTCTGAACCGAACCTTTCCCAAAAGTCGTATCCCCGGCGATAAGTCCTGCGTCCTGGTCTTGTATGGCGCCTGCTACGATTTCTGATGCAGAAGCAGACCCTTTATCTACAAGAATAACCAACGGGTGTCCCGTGATTTTTGATGGTTTTGTACTATAATAATCACGGTTCATTTGAGGATTTCTTCCTTTAGTGGATACAATAAGTTTCCCTTGGGGGAGGAAATTCTCGGACACTTTAACTGCTTCATCAAGAAGTCCGCCCGGATTAAGTCTTAAATCCAGGATAAATTTCTTAGCTCCAACTGAGACTAATGAATCAATAGCTTTTCTTACATCTTCCCCTACATTTTCGGAAAAACTTAATAAACGTATGTATCCTATATCAGTTCCAATAAGTCCGGCATAAGGAATATTTTTTATCTTTATAAAATCTCTTGTAATTGTCAGGTCAAAAGGAGCGCCTGCGTTTTCTCTTGCTATCGTGAGAGTTACTTTTGTTCCGGGTTTTCCGCGCATTTTGCTCATTGACTCATCATCTCCCATACCCTTAGTGGAGATACCATCTATTTTTGTTATTACATCCCCTGCTTGTAAACCTGCTCTATATGCAGGTGTCCCTTCCATTGGGGAAATAATCGTCGGATGATTTTTTATTATGCCGAACTGGAATCCCAATCCTCCATATTTACCTTCAGAATGAATTTTCAATTCCTTGTAAAGTTTTGGGTCTAAGTAATTAGAATGCGGGTCTAATTTTGATAACATTCCTTTAATTGCATTTTGAAACAAATCATCGGTTTTTACTTGCTGAACGTAGTTCTCCTCTACTAATTTCAAAACCTGTGTGAAGGTTCTTAGTAATTGCAATAAATTCCCTGTTTGCGGCAATGCCCATAAGGAAAAAGCTCCTAATGTTCCGCTGATTATTAATGCAATGAATAGTTTTTTCTTCATTTTGTTTCTCCTACCTGCCTGTTGGTAGACAGGTTTTGGATTTTATAAGAAGCTCTTTCCGCCTCTGGTGGATTAGAGATTCCTATACAGCATATTTGGATACCAACAAGCTTATATAATCCCTGTGCAAGTATCCGTTTTATTTTTATCATTTTGCCTGCCCGCCTTCTGTTTGGAGGGATAACTGGTTCTGTATGAATTTTCTTATTTCCAATTCTATTTCTTCTATTTTTAAGTTTCCGTTTATAGTTTTTACTCTTTTCGGTTCCTTTTTGGCAATATTAATATAAACTTCCCTGACTTTTTTATAAAATTTTATTTTTTCAAGTTCCATTCTATCTTTGTTTTTTATTCGTGCAAGTCCTTTTTCGGGCTCTATATCAAGAAGTATGGTTATATTTGGCGTAATTCCTTTAGTTACGAAGTGATTGAGAGTTTTAATTGTCTCCACTGAAATTTCCCGCCCGCCTCCCTGATATGCAATAGTCGAATCTATAGACCTATCCGTAATTACTATTTTATTACTTTTAAGTGCCGGCAATACAACTTCTTCCGTATGTTGCGCCCTATCTGCGAGATAAAGAAAAAGTTCTGCAATAGGGGTCAACTTTTTATTCTCTTTATCAAGTAAGATTTCCCGTATTTTTTTTGAAATTCCCGTCCCGCCCGGTTCCTGTGTCAGGATGCATTTATAACCTTGGGTTACCAGATATTTAAAAAGTCTTTTCGCCTGAGTGGTTTTACCGCAACCTTCTATCCCTTCAAAAGATATGAATAAGCTTTTTTTCACTTACTTTTTTCTTTTTTGCCGTTCTTTTTTATAAACTCTTCCACCTTTTGTCTTGCCATATCATCAGGGAATTGGACCGGTGGTGATTTCATAAAGTAACTTGACGGCTCTACGATTTCCCCTGCAAGTCCTGCATCTAAAGCGATTTTGCATGCTCTTAGTGCGTCTATTACTACGCCTGCTGAGTTTGGCGAATCCCATACTTCCATTTTTAATTCTATATTTAATGGAACATCACCAAAGGTTCTTCCCTCTAGTCTTATAAAGGCAAATTTTCTGTCTTTTAGCCAGGGGACATAGTCAGATGGACCTACGTGGATATTCTCTTCATCTATTTTATAAGGTATTTGTGAAGTAACTGCCTGTGTTTTGCTAATCTTTTTTGATTCAAGTCTATCTCGCTCAAGCATATTTAAGAAGTCTGTATTTCCGCCTACGTTCAATTGGTATGTTCTTAATAGTTCTACTGCACGGTCGTTGAATAAATTAGTGAGAACTCTATGAACTATAGTTGAGCCGACTTGAGATTTTATATCGTCTCCTACTATGGGACAACCGGCTTTTCTGAATCTTTCCTGCCAGTATTTTGAACTTGCAATGAATACCGGGATACAGTTGATAAAACCTATTTTCCCCGACTGTAATACCTGTTCTACATACCACTTAGTGGCTTCTTCCGAACCTACGGGTAGGTAGTTTATTACTACGTCTGTTTTAGTTTCTTTGAAAGCTCTTATAATATCTGCCGTTGCGCCGGGCGCTTTTTTCACTATAGGTGCAAGATATTTACCGATACCATCATGCGCCATTCCTCTTAAAACGGGAACTCCAAGTTTTGGAACGTCGCAGAATCTAAAAGTATTATTTGGGCTAGCATAAATTGCTTCCCCTAAGTCTTTGCCTACTTTATTTCTATCTATATCTATTGCGCAGGAAAATTCTATGTCTTCTATTGAGTAAGGTCCAAATTTCAGGTGCATAATGCCTGGAATACGACCTGTTTTTTTATTTTTATAGAAATGAACACCTTGGACTAAACTTGATGCGCAATTGCCAACACCTATTATCCCTACTCTTATTTTACCCATAAATTCCTCCTAAATATTAAAATTATTTACTATAGTAGATTTATTTGTCATTTTGTCAACATAAATTACATTACAATATGGAGTATGGTTTATTGTTGTTAGATAGAGTTAATAAATTTGTCACTATTTAAAACTTGATAGCAAAAAAAACGGTTAATATTTTAACTTCTTATAAATATGACTAAAGACTTATTGACAAAGAATAAATGTGAAAGCATTAATAGTAATCATAGTAATAATAACAAAATAAAAATAAGGATAGATTGAGGTAAAGAAATTTCTCACCGCAGACCATGCCAAACAGAACGGCAGGCAGGGTCGCAGAGTTTAAAGAGATAAACAGAGAGATTCTTCGTCTTCGCCTCAGAATGACAACACTACAGAGGCGCAGAGGGAAAAAGGGGGAAGGATGATTAAAAAAATGCTAATTTTAATAGGATTTATATTACCTTTACAGATATTTGCACAAAATGAAATATGGGTAGCGAGGTATGATGGAGAAGCTAATGATTATGATGGTGCGTTTGCAATGGCGGTGGATGACAGCGGGTATATATATGTAACAGGAGGTAGCTGTGATACAAGTGCAATGGGTTGGGGTGATTATGCAACAATAAAATACAACAGTGCCGGTGATACGTTATGGGTAAGAAGATATAACGGACCGAAGAATACTGCTGATGAGGCGTATGCAATTGCAGTTGATAA
Proteins encoded in this region:
- the tmk gene encoding dTMP kinase: MKKSLFISFEGIEGCGKTTQAKRLFKYLVTQGYKCILTQEPGGTGISKKIREILLDKENKKLTPIAELFLYLADRAQHTEEVVLPALKSNKIVITDRSIDSTIAYQGGGREISVETIKTLNHFVTKGITPNITILLDIEPEKGLARIKNKDRMELEKIKFYKKVREVYINIAKKEPKRVKTINGNLKIEEIELEIRKFIQNQLSLQTEGGQAK
- a CDS encoding FG-GAP-like repeat-containing protein, coding for MGSYKCILFLLIFLSSLFTATINARVVTFTRVTVGSGLNVPHGDWAGNIDGTSPKYELDIFATVAGSKTAVWYANTNKGATWSASNLIQTSSFYNYEIAGIDLNKNGIIDAVSTDDDVSATGLSYLFLHTNTGGGTFTTTDINSSGMSGLFRQMRFGDMEGDGDIDIIVTVNTNRFYTTQTGVGIYWYENTGNLNFTAHFIGFCNAWKIDCFDNDVPKDGHLDIVITECYHGNLDITANCKLILYKNNGSEGFSAYVIDNTLGPPNAASSSGGAGVRCADFDTDGLIDIVSGNASTGVFYWYKNTGGNNFQRYTIDANCPAIDGIDVGDFEPDGDMDVVVAGRNFWFRWYENDGSGNFTSHTISTDYQLFDLPYVSYFDGDSCPDIVLTESSSSGNIFAYLNPCPGGNVEETESKNENYLTFPSVVKGSSIKITFQIKNETDVEIEITDITGSVKDIILKRNNCTSGIYEALWNTGKKPAGIYFVTLKTGNNSVITKKITYIK
- the ribD gene encoding bifunctional diaminohydroxyphosphoribosylaminopyrimidine deaminase/5-amino-6-(5-phosphoribosylamino)uracil reductase RibD; this translates as MPINYIRETIKLAKLGGKTSPNPMVGAIIVKNGKIIGKGYHKGKGTLHAEVVAIRSAKSSLKGAVLYVNLEPCCHWGTTPPCTKAIIKAGIKEVHTSIIDPAKWVNGKGVRELKRAGIKVIIGECAKEAEKLNETYLKYMRTGLPFVIMKAAITLDGKIAGATKNKEWISNPKTRVFVHKLRANVDAILVGSTTINYDNPELTVRLVKGKNPKKIILSSDLSIPRNAKILGDNCTIATTNKNKSIPGTEIWRFPGSKVDLLALLQKTAENNIQSILIEGGKEVFTQAISGKIVDKVYFIIAPKLIGMGVPVIGDLGIKQIKDSIHLNSIRFRTFDDNIVLEGYI
- the pyrB gene encoding aspartate carbamoyltransferase — its product is MKLQNVVHSQQFDIKTLDELFAMAREMEIIAKNGSNLLTGKIMGTLFYEPSTRTRMSFESAMLKLGGNVISTENAKEFSSATKGETVEDTIRVMEGYVDVIVMRHYREGSAERAAQTTHIPFINAGDGTGQHPTQALLDLYTIQKELGKINGISIAMVGDLAHGRTVRSLAYLLAKYKGIKIYFVAPKSVKMNQDIKMYLKKHKIEFIEEDSLKIVAPKVDVIYQTRIQRERFVEKENLEEYEEAHGKYIIDNSILDIMKSNSIIMHPLPRAGEIRKEVDSDPRAAYFRQAQNGLYLRMALLKALLVG
- a CDS encoding S41 family peptidase — protein: MKKKLFIALIISGTLGAFSLWALPQTGNLLQLLRTFTQVLKLVEENYVQQVKTDDLFQNAIKGMLSKLDPHSNYLDPKLYKELKIHSEGKYGGLGFQFGIIKNHPTIISPMEGTPAYRAGLQAGDVITKIDGISTKGMGDDESMSKMRGKPGTKVTLTIARENAGAPFDLTITRDFIKIKNIPYAGLIGTDIGYIRLLSFSENVGEDVRKAIDSLVSVGAKKFILDLRLNPGGLLDEAVKVSENFLPQGKLIVSTKGRNPQMNRDYYSTKPSKITGHPLVILVDKGSASASEIVAGAIQDQDAGLIAGDTTFGKGSVQTVVQIVQQTDTGAIKLTTARYYTPCGKCIDMADTSEFIIRNPTLGKKYTTLGSLARELTSSGAIIPDLVLKEPPTVAPLIIKIYKENLIFQQFALKYTKSHPKLTEDFKIDDVALAEFQTYIKTKDIKFTDAEFDSAKPDLQKLLRQMIATEKWGTRGGYYVSLQQDIWVKDICELLNKSDSQTELFKIGGVK
- a CDS encoding inositol-3-phosphate synthase, whose protein sequence is MGKIRVGIIGVGNCASSLVQGVHFYKNKKTGRIPGIMHLKFGPYSIEDIEFSCAIDIDRNKVGKDLGEAIYASPNNTFRFCDVPKLGVPVLRGMAHDGIGKYLAPIVKKAPGATADIIRAFKETKTDVVINYLPVGSEEATKWYVEQVLQSGKIGFINCIPVFIASSKYWQERFRKAGCPIVGDDIKSQVGSTIVHRVLTNLFNDRAVELLRTYQLNVGGNTDFLNMLERDRLESKKISKTQAVTSQIPYKIDEENIHVGPSDYVPWLKDRKFAFIRLEGRTFGDVPLNIELKMEVWDSPNSAGVVIDALRACKIALDAGLAGEIVEPSSYFMKSPPVQFPDDMARQKVEEFIKKNGKKEKSK